From one Phocaeicola salanitronis DSM 18170 genomic stretch:
- a CDS encoding ABC transporter ATP-binding protein, translating into MRRKETIRLSRLSTGYWGKHHTVRVAADIEASLYGGELTCLLGANGAGKSTLLRTLSASQPPVSGEIWIGEKRLAEYADKELAKLVGIVLTERCDVENLTVEELVGMGRTPYTGFWGTLRKEDKQIVSEAIGQVGIAKLSGRMVQTLSDGERQKVMISKALAQQTPIILLDEPTAFLDFSSKVEVMRLLRSLAHDLGKTVFLSTHDLELALQIADKLWLMNAQGIVTGTPEDLSLSGTLETFFTHEGIVFDPHAGLFRIAFDYVQNVRLVGEGYRYDMVRKALRRQGIRAGHEVCSLSYIDAGSLETDSFVWHPESGEEVSFETIGDMLDYIVPVLTL; encoded by the coding sequence ATGAGAAGAAAAGAAACGATTAGGCTCAGCCGGCTTTCGACCGGTTATTGGGGAAAGCACCATACGGTGCGGGTAGCTGCGGATATCGAGGCATCGCTATACGGAGGGGAATTGACTTGTTTGCTGGGAGCGAACGGTGCCGGAAAGTCTACCTTGCTGCGTACGTTGTCCGCTTCCCAGCCTCCTGTATCGGGCGAAATATGGATAGGGGAGAAGCGTCTGGCTGAGTATGCGGATAAAGAACTGGCAAAGTTGGTAGGCATTGTTCTGACTGAACGGTGCGACGTGGAAAATCTGACCGTAGAAGAATTGGTGGGAATGGGACGGACTCCGTATACCGGTTTTTGGGGGACGCTTCGGAAAGAAGACAAACAGATTGTTTCAGAAGCTATCGGGCAAGTCGGCATTGCGAAGTTGTCCGGCCGTATGGTGCAGACCCTGAGCGATGGGGAACGCCAGAAGGTAATGATTTCCAAGGCGTTGGCGCAACAGACTCCTATCATTCTTTTAGACGAGCCGACAGCCTTTCTTGATTTCTCCAGCAAGGTGGAAGTGATGCGCCTGTTGCGTTCGTTGGCGCACGATTTAGGGAAAACGGTTTTCCTCTCTACGCACGATTTAGAGTTGGCGCTTCAGATTGCCGATAAGCTTTGGCTGATGAATGCACAGGGAATCGTTACGGGAACTCCCGAAGACCTTTCTTTGAGCGGTACGCTGGAAACTTTTTTTACTCACGAAGGCATCGTGTTCGACCCTCATGCAGGCTTGTTCCGTATAGCGTTTGATTATGTGCAAAACGTCCGTCTGGTAGGCGAGGGATATCGGTATGACATGGTTCGGAAAGCGTTGCGCAGGCAGGGCATCCGTGCTGGGCATGAGGTCTGTTCCTTGTCTTATATAGATGCCGGAAGTTTGGAGACCGATTCTTTTGTCTGGCATCCGGAATCAGGAGAAGAGGTTTCGTTCGAGACCATCGGCGATATGCTCGATTATATCGTACCGGTTCTTACGTTGTAA
- a CDS encoding RNA-binding domain-containing protein, with protein sequence MAVTAEDIQKLLRDLENDSVERTISTNNTDKFGQAICAFANDLPNNNRPGYLIIGAKDNGEVLPIQVTDELLKNIAAIRTDGNIQPQPSMSVQKITLPKGDVVVAEVYPSQFPPVRYKGRVWVRIGPRKGTANEDDERRLYEKRAAHIKTFDAMPCMGATVNDLDTNVFKQQYLPKAIPADVLNDDRRDVKIQLQSLGFFDTRYDCPTYAGILFFGKNIERFLPGAYIQYVRFGDKGRASEIKSEYKFAGNLCKVLYQLDTFVDTAITNRRPVPVSALREKTVMDYPHWATRELLMNAVCHRTYESNGPIQFYQYDDRIEIMNPGGLYGKVNEKNFPLVNDYRNPIVAETMKVLGFVNRFSRGILRVEEELKENGNGKPEFCLNLDTAFMVIEHISSSSNESEGVNESVNEGVNESVNEGVNESVNEGVNEGVNESVNESVNESVNEGVNEGVNESVKVSANESAILSILKSMPQSTYKQLAESLGLSESTIYRTIDRLKKKGVIKRQNSDKKGSWVILADNVK encoded by the coding sequence ATGGCAGTAACAGCAGAAGATATACAGAAATTATTAAGGGATTTGGAGAATGACAGTGTGGAACGTACTATTTCAACCAACAACACCGACAAGTTCGGACAGGCTATTTGTGCCTTTGCCAACGATTTGCCGAACAACAACCGTCCGGGATATTTAATTATCGGTGCGAAAGATAACGGAGAAGTCCTTCCCATTCAAGTAACAGACGAATTGCTCAAAAACATTGCAGCCATCCGTACCGATGGCAATATTCAGCCACAACCGTCTATGAGCGTTCAGAAAATAACGCTTCCTAAAGGCGATGTCGTGGTAGCAGAGGTATATCCTTCACAATTTCCCCCAGTAAGATACAAAGGACGAGTATGGGTAAGAATCGGACCGAGAAAAGGAACGGCCAACGAAGATGATGAACGGCGGCTATACGAGAAACGTGCTGCCCACATCAAAACTTTCGACGCAATGCCTTGCATGGGTGCAACCGTAAACGATTTGGACACCAACGTTTTCAAACAACAGTATTTGCCTAAGGCCATACCTGCCGATGTTTTGAACGATGACCGGCGTGATGTAAAGATACAACTTCAATCGCTTGGGTTCTTTGATACCCGTTATGACTGCCCTACGTATGCAGGTATTCTATTCTTTGGGAAAAATATAGAGCGGTTTCTTCCTGGCGCATATATTCAGTATGTGCGCTTTGGTGACAAGGGACGAGCTTCAGAGATAAAAAGCGAATACAAGTTTGCCGGAAATCTCTGCAAGGTACTCTACCAATTAGATACATTTGTAGATACAGCAATCACCAACCGCCGTCCCGTACCTGTCAGTGCCCTCAGAGAAAAGACCGTGATGGACTATCCGCACTGGGCTACACGAGAACTACTGATGAATGCGGTTTGCCACCGTACATACGAAAGCAACGGCCCTATTCAGTTCTACCAATACGATGACCGCATTGAGATAATGAATCCCGGTGGATTATATGGCAAAGTCAATGAAAAAAACTTTCCATTGGTAAACGATTACCGCAATCCTATCGTGGCGGAAACCATGAAAGTGCTGGGGTTTGTCAACCGTTTTAGCCGTGGTATACTTCGTGTGGAAGAAGAGTTAAAAGAAAATGGCAACGGTAAACCTGAGTTCTGTCTGAACCTTGATACTGCTTTTATGGTTATAGAACATATATCTTCATCTTCAAACGAAAGTGAAGGTGTAAATGAAAGTGTAAATGAAGGTGTAAATGAAAGTGTAAATGAAGGTGTAAATGAAAGTGTAAATGAAGGTGTAAATGAAGGTGTAAATGAAAGTGTAAATGAAAGTGTAAATGAAAGTGTAAATGAAGGTGTAAATGAAGGTGTAAATGAAAGTGTAAAAGTTTCGGCAAACGAATCGGCTATCTTGTCCATTCTGAAAAGCATGCCACAATCAACTTATAAACAACTTGCAGAATCACTGGGTCTGAGTGAATCTACGATTTACAGAACGATTGACCGCTTAAAGAAAAAAGGAGTGATCAAACGTCAAAATAGTGATAAAAAAGGTTCTTGGGTGATTTTAGCGGACAATGTGAAGTAG